A window of Clostridium novyi genomic DNA:
TCTATAATTTCATGTCTTTCTAATAAACTTTTACCAATATGCCTTCCTTTACTTTCTAAAGTTATAGCTCCATACTTTTCGTATTTTACAAGATTAAGTTTAGATAACTTTTGAACCATTTTAGTAGCTGAAGGTGGTTGTACATTTAATGCAGAAGCCAAATCGTTTATTCTTGTAAAACCTGAAGATTTAGATAATCTATAAATCATTTCTAAATAATCTTCCATAGAAGGGGTTAGTATGTTGATATCTTTTTTTATATATTCACTAAATGTAAAAAAGTTTTCACTTGTCAAAGAATCACCTGCTTTAAAGTATAATTGTTAAATTATATGCAGTGAAAAAATATATATTAATACAGTGTAACAATATTTGGAAGTAAATCATAGTATATTATGTATGATTAATTAAAAAAGTTAGACTAAGCTAATTTTATTAGTTTATTGAAAAATATAATATAACATATAGGGGGGAATTCTTATGGAAAAAATAAAGAATAATTTAAAAAAATTAAGTGATATAAATGTTGGAAAATTAGCAAAAGTTAATGGATTAAATTCAAATGGTCTTATAAGGGAAAGAATGCTTGCATTAGGACTTACTAGAGGAGCAACTATAAAGGTTATTCAAAGAGGTCCTTCTGGTGATCCTACAATATATGATATAAGGGGAGCTATGATAGCTTTGAGGAGAGAAGAAGCTTCATTAATTAATGTTTCTTTAGCTTAAAGTTTTAATAATTAATATAAGGAGGGTATTATGGGGCTTACTTATAAGTCAACACAAATAAATTCTTTAAGAGATGTATATAAAGTGGAAAAAAAGCAAGATGAATATATAGTAGCTTTAGCAGGAAATCCAAACACAGGAAAAAGTACAGTATTTAATGCACTTACTGGTCTTCATCAACATACGGGAAATTGGCCTGGAAAAACAGTTGTAAACGCTAGAGGAGAGTTTAGTTTTAAGAATACAGATTGTATTTTAGTGGATTTGCCAGGAACATATTCGTTATTTGCAACTTCTTCTGAAGAAGAAATTGCAAGAGATTTTATTTGTTTTGGAGAACCAGATGTTACAGTAGTAGTTGCAGATGCTACATGTCTTGAGAGAAACTTAAATTTAGTATATCAAGTTATGGAACTTACGGATAAAGTAATATTATGTGTAAATCTTATAGATGAGGCTAAGAAAAAGAATATATTAATAGATTCTAAAAGATTGCAAGAGGAATTAGGTATACCTATTGTAATGACTGCTGCAAGAAGTGGTATTGGTATGCAAGAATTAAAGGATGCTATATTTAAAGTTATCACTGGCAAAATGTTGCCAACACCTAATAAAGTAATATATAAAGATAGTATAGAAGAAGTTGTATATAAGCTTAAATATATAGTTAAAGAAAAAATACCAAAAATTAATTCAAGGTGGTTATCTCTAAGACTTATTGATGGAGATAATAAAATAATAAAATGTATTTTAAAGGATTTGGATGAAAAAGAAAGAGAAAACACACTAGATATTGTTAGAAGTTTAACAAAAAATATATCAAAGGAAGACATAAGAGATTATATAACTCAGGAGATTTACAAAAAAGTAGAGAATGTAACTCATACCTGTGTGAACATAGATGAAAATAAATTTAATAGAGATAGAAAAATTGATAAGTATATAACATCTAGAATATTTGGTATTCCTATTATGTTAGCTATTTTAGCATTACTTTTTTGGATAACTTTAACTGGAGCTAACTATCCTTCAGAGTTTTTGTCAACAACATTTTTTAAATTTGAAGATAAACTTACTAATTGGTTTACTATGATAAATGCTCCTAAATGGTTATATGGAGTATTAGTTTTAGGACTTTATAGAACATTAGCATGGGTAATATCAGTTATGTTACCTCCTATGGCAATATTTTTCCCTTTATTTACATTACTCGAAGACCTAGGATATTTACCAAGGGTTGCATTTAATTTAGATCATTTATTTAAGAGAGCATGTGCTCATGGAAAACAATGTCTTACAATGTGCATGGGAATAGGATGTAATGCGGCAGGTATTATTGGCTGTAGAATTATTGAATCACCAAGAGAAAGATTAATAGCTATATTAACTAATAATTTTATGCCTTGTAATGGAAGATTTCCAACATTGCTTGCCATTTCTTCAGTATTTCTAGTTGTAGGTAATAATAGTAGATTATCAAGTGCTATTCCCGCACTTACAATTACTATAATGGTTGTACTTGGAGTTATAATTACTTTAATTGTTTCATATATACTTTCTAAAACTTTATTAAAAGGAGTTCCTTCTAGTTTTACATTAGAATTACCACCTTATAGAAAACCTCAAATAGGAAGGATTTTATATACATCAATAATTGATAGAACTATATTCGTACTTGGAAGAGCAGTTGCTATTGCAGCACCAGCAGGAGTAGTAATATGGATATTAAGTAATATTACTATAGGAAATATGAGTATACTATGTCATATAGCTAATTTTTTAGAACCATTAGCTAAGATTATGGGCCTTGATGGATTTATACTTTTAGCGTTTATTTTAGGTATACCAGCAAATGAAATAGTAGTTCCTATTTTATTAATGGCATATTTGTCTCAGGGTTCTATGATAGATTTTGAAAATTTAGAATCATTAAAACAAATTTTAATAAGTCATGGATGGACATATCTCACAGCATTAAATGTTATGATTTTCACATTATTACATTGGCCATGTGCTACAACTTTATGGACAATTAAAAAAGAAACTGGTAGTGCAAAATGGACAGCACTTGCAGCTATAATTCCAACATGCATAGCTTTTGCTATATGTATTTTAAATACATTTGTATTTAAAATATTAGGATGGGTATAATAAGAATGAGTTCAACTAATAAAACTTAGTTGAACTCATTCTTATTTATCTAAATAATTAGCAAAGAATTCATCTATCATTTTTTCAGCTACTCTTTTATAAGTGTTAGCTTCATTTATTACACATAATACTTGGAGTAACATTTGAGAAATTTCTATATTGTTATTGGAAAAGTCTTTTGTTTCATTTTTAATTAATTTAAGTTTATTTTGAAGATTTTCATTTATAATAATTGACTCTGATTTTTTTATATTTAAAAAACTTTTATAAATTTTTTTTAGATCTAAATTACTAGTTTCATTGCTTGATAAATCTTTTATTATATTATTAAATAATAAACTTATATCATTTATTGATAAGGTTTGTTTTAAATAATAAATCAAAATAAGAAGAATAATGTGATTCTTACTATATTTCTTTTTATTAGGTGGAATTAAAATTTTAGCTTTAGTATAGTTATTTATCATGGTTTTAGTTAAAATTTTATCATCTTCATTTCGCTTTAAATGTTTAAGTTTATCATCAAATAAAGTAATGACTTGATCCATATATAAATCTAAATCAGGTATGTCCGATAGTTTTAAATCTTCGTCTAAATGTAACTCTTTTATTAAAAAATTAAAGTTTTCTGTATTTAAGTTCATTAAAAACACTTCTATATATGTATTAAAAGAATATTACCATAGCTATATTTATATTGCAATGTATAGTATATAAAACTATATAAAGAAAATAAACATTATTTTAAATATTAACTATAAAAAAATAAAAATCAGAAATAATAAGTATAACTTAGAAATATACATATAATTTGTAAAAATAACAAAATACATATTAAAATTCATTTGAATACAAATATCATTACTAGTAGTTTTCAAAACTATGTAGTATAATATATACATTAAGAATAATAGATATATTATTTAAATTAGGAGATGATTCATAATGAATAAATTTAGAGAACCTGTAAGTGGTTTAACTCATTTATTTGGAGTTATTATTTCTATAATAGGATTAATACTACTAATAAAATACCAATCTTTAATGCCTTATGCCACTAAACTAAAGTATTTGGCTATAATTATGTTTGGAGTAAGTCTTATACTTTTATATACTGCCAGTACTGTTTATCATTTAGTAAAAGCCTCAGAAAAAGTTATAAAATTTCTTAGAAGATTAGATCATTCTATGATATATATATTAATAGCAGGTACGTATACACCGGTATGTTTAATTTCATTACAAGGAAAATTAAGATGGATAATGTTTATAGGAATTTGGTCTTTTGCTTTAATGGGAATTATATTTAAAATGGTTTGGTTTAATTTGCCTAGATGGGTATCTACATTATTTTATGTATTAATGGGATGGATTGCAGTATTTATAATATCACCGCTTTCTAAGATAATGGATATAAAAGGTCTTATTTTAATGTTTTTAGGAGGAGTTCTTTATACATTAGGAGCAGTTATTTATGCCACTAAATGGCCTAAAATAAAATCAAAAACCTTTGGATTCCATGAAATTTTTCATTTGTTCGTATTAGGAGGAAGCTTTTGTCATTATTTTATGGTGTTAAAATATATAATATAAATGATTTTGTATAAGAGGAGTTTTTAATTTATGAAAAAATTAGTATCTATAGAGGATATAAAGGATTTTATTAATAATAATACTTTATCATTATTATATTTTTCATCTAAGTTAGAAAAATGTAGTGTTTGTCATATGCTACTTCCAAAGATACAACATAATTTAAAGAATTATTCAAATTTACAAATAGCTACAGTTGATGCAAGTGAAGTTAAAGAAGTAGCTGGAGAATTTTATGTTTTTTCATTACCATTAATAATTTTTTATGTAGAAGGTAATGAAGTACTAAGAGAGGGAAGATTTATTAGGATGAATGATTTAAAAGAAGTTATAGATAAACATTATAACTTAATTTTTAATCCATAGTTACTTATTTTACAGAAGAATAAATAACTCTTTTTTGAAAATACTAAAAAGGAAAATTGTATTAAATTTGAGGAGGAGTTACTATGTCACATAAAAATAATAAGAATAGTAAGGATAATAAAAAATCCAATCCTAAAACCAAGAAAGAGCTAAAAAAAATGGAAATGGAAATTGCTGATGAAGTAGGATATTCAAAAGAATCGAGAAAATTAGGTAAAGATATGCCAAGAAAATATGATACAAACTAATAATTCATAATATTATAGGCCATACAAAGGAGTATGGCTTTTATTTGCATATTTGAAATTATTTTAATCACTACTATAGTTTAAACTATGTAGTGATTTTTGATTTATAATAAATTAATAAGATATAATTATAATATGCAAAAATTTTAAGGAGTGAAGGAATTTGAAAAAAGCATCAGTAGATATTTTGGAAAAATATTATGGATATAAAAGTTTTAGAAAAGGACAAGAAGTAGTCATAGAAAGTATTTTAAATGGAAAAGATGTTTTAGCTATAATGCCTACTGGTGGAGGAAAATCTATTTGTTATCAAATACCTGCACTAATGATGAATGGTATGACTATTGTAATTTCTCCATTGATTTCTCTTATGAAGGATCAGGTTGATAGTATAAAAACAATGGGAATAAGTTGTGCGTATGTAAATAGTTCATTAAATCTATATGAATTTAATGAAGTTATAGAGGGAATAAAAAATAATAAATATAAAATAATTTATGTGGCACCAGAAAGGCTTGAATCCTTAGAGTTTTATGATGCTATAAAAGATATACAAGTGTCACAGATAGCAATTGATGAGGCACATTGTGTTTCACAATGGGGACATGATTTCAGAGTAAGTTATAAAAATATACCTAAGTTTATAAGCAAATTTACAAATAGACCTAGGATAACTGCATTTACGGCAACAGCTTCTAAAGAAGTTAGAGAAGATATCATAAGGTTACTTAAATTAAGAAATCCCAAAATATTTATAACTGGATTTGATAGGGAAAATTTAAATATAAGCATAATAAAGTCAGGAAGTAAAAAAGAATATCTCTTAAATTATATAGAAAATAATAAAGAACAATCAGGAATAATTTATGCATCTACTAGAAAAGAAGTAGATAATATATATGAAATTTTAAAAAATAAGGGATACTCTGTTGGAAGATATCATGCAGGACTATCAGATAATGAAAGGGAAAATAATCAAGAAGAGTTTATACATGATAGGTTAGATATTATGATTGCAACTAATGCTTTTGGAATGGGAATAGATAAACCTAATATAAGATATGTGGTTCATTATAGCATACCTAAAAGTATTGAAGCTTATTATCAAGAAATAGGTAGAGCAGGAAGAGATGGAGAGA
This region includes:
- the mntR gene encoding transcriptional regulator MntR, whose amino-acid sequence is MTSENFFTFSEYIKKDINILTPSMEDYLEMIYRLSKSSGFTRINDLASALNVQPPSATKMVQKLSKLNLVKYEKYGAITLESKGRHIGKSLLERHEIIESFLKLIGVCNGILEETEKIEHTINPETLKCISNLLNYFNKNSKALESFKYFSKMKKGC
- a CDS encoding FeoA family protein, whose protein sequence is MEKIKNNLKKLSDINVGKLAKVNGLNSNGLIRERMLALGLTRGATIKVIQRGPSGDPTIYDIRGAMIALRREEASLINVSLA
- the feoB gene encoding ferrous iron transport protein B; amino-acid sequence: MGLTYKSTQINSLRDVYKVEKKQDEYIVALAGNPNTGKSTVFNALTGLHQHTGNWPGKTVVNARGEFSFKNTDCILVDLPGTYSLFATSSEEEIARDFICFGEPDVTVVVADATCLERNLNLVYQVMELTDKVILCVNLIDEAKKKNILIDSKRLQEELGIPIVMTAARSGIGMQELKDAIFKVITGKMLPTPNKVIYKDSIEEVVYKLKYIVKEKIPKINSRWLSLRLIDGDNKIIKCILKDLDEKERENTLDIVRSLTKNISKEDIRDYITQEIYKKVENVTHTCVNIDENKFNRDRKIDKYITSRIFGIPIMLAILALLFWITLTGANYPSEFLSTTFFKFEDKLTNWFTMINAPKWLYGVLVLGLYRTLAWVISVMLPPMAIFFPLFTLLEDLGYLPRVAFNLDHLFKRACAHGKQCLTMCMGIGCNAAGIIGCRIIESPRERLIAILTNNFMPCNGRFPTLLAISSVFLVVGNNSRLSSAIPALTITIMVVLGVIITLIVSYILSKTLLKGVPSSFTLELPPYRKPQIGRILYTSIIDRTIFVLGRAVAIAAPAGVVIWILSNITIGNMSILCHIANFLEPLAKIMGLDGFILLAFILGIPANEIVVPILLMAYLSQGSMIDFENLESLKQILISHGWTYLTALNVMIFTLLHWPCATTLWTIKKETGSAKWTALAAIIPTCIAFAICILNTFVFKILGWV
- a CDS encoding DUF1836 domain-containing protein, which gives rise to MNLNTENFNFLIKELHLDEDLKLSDIPDLDLYMDQVITLFDDKLKHLKRNEDDKILTKTMINNYTKAKILIPPNKKKYSKNHIILLILIYYLKQTLSINDISLLFNNIIKDLSSNETSNLDLKKIYKSFLNIKKSESIIINENLQNKLKLIKNETKDFSNNNIEISQMLLQVLCVINEANTYKRVAEKMIDEFFANYLDK
- the trhA gene encoding PAQR family membrane homeostasis protein TrhA, which gives rise to MNKFREPVSGLTHLFGVIISIIGLILLIKYQSLMPYATKLKYLAIIMFGVSLILLYTASTVYHLVKASEKVIKFLRRLDHSMIYILIAGTYTPVCLISLQGKLRWIMFIGIWSFALMGIIFKMVWFNLPRWVSTLFYVLMGWIAVFIISPLSKIMDIKGLILMFLGGVLYTLGAVIYATKWPKIKSKTFGFHEIFHLFVLGGSFCHYFMVLKYII
- a CDS encoding thioredoxin family protein, whose translation is MKKLVSIEDIKDFINNNTLSLLYFSSKLEKCSVCHMLLPKIQHNLKNYSNLQIATVDASEVKEVAGEFYVFSLPLIIFYVEGNEVLREGRFIRMNDLKEVIDKHYNLIFNP
- a CDS encoding small, acid-soluble spore protein, alpha/beta type; the protein is MSHKNNKNSKDNKKSNPKTKKELKKMEMEIADEVGYSKESRKLGKDMPRKYDTN